One Asterias rubens chromosome 8, eAstRub1.3, whole genome shotgun sequence genomic window, GCCGAGATTGCAGTATCGATTCTTTCCCGACCGGACGAGCTGGCAGAAGTCGCCCTCTAGCTAAATTTGGATGTCGATTTCAGTTGACACGGAGGATGATGGGGGACGGATGGTTGAAAATGTGAGCCAAGTTACTCCGAAATCGTATTCGAAATTAGATTATGCCGAACTTATGTCGGGCAATTCTGTCAGATCTGGAATAGAAGTGAACTTACACAGCTTGAGGAAAATTATTTAGTCAGACACATGTAGGGCATATAAATAGTCTCTTATTGCTCCTATGTATGTAGAATATTACAGCAATAAAATGGgatttgaataaataaaaaaatatgtctcAGAGATTGGGAAGATAGGAAAGTCCGTTTGGACACCACTtcaaaataagtaattttcttcttttcaggAGCAGTTATATATTTTTCCCAAAAGCAGTCACTTTTATttgaagttattttttattttcaattagggtgaattattttatacaaaaaactACATAAATATATAACAACTATTAAACAACTAAATAAATCAAGAAAATATACATCGCTcaacaaaccaacaaattaACTATTGAACCCTAACCAaataataaatgcataaaaCCAACAAATAATACTATTATGTGGATGCATATGCCCTAAAGGGGGAAGGAAATGAGAACTTAGGGTTTAAGTCTCGAGAACCTTATTATGCATTGCCATTTTGTCCATTTCCCTTTTTGAAGAGTAGACGCAAATAACATTTGTTTGTACCCCCTCTTCTTTTTTGAGttccttatttatttatttatttacttatttatttatttgctttttttctgtttatttatttatttaattttatttacttatttatttatttgctttttttctgtttatttatttatttaattttattttatttttcgctTGTTTGTTTACTTACTTATTTAActtatttaattgtttatttattcacttaatTATTTTTGAACTATTTATTGATTGACTAATTGTTTGTGTAATtaattaacttatttatttatttatttttactttatttttactttttgtttactcATAATGTTTTGTAGCGTTGTCGCTTCTGTTATGGTTTTTTCCCTTTCATTGTTgccttgtttgtattttctgttCTTGTACTGTTGAGGtcgaacaaataataataataataatgttttataacaaTTGCATTAGGCCTACGCCTTCGCCTTCATTCAGTTATGGACAAAACTGAATTAATGATCATTGCTTTTATTCAGGATTGCTATTAATATTGCGGCAGAGTCATAACATAATCTCAATCAATTTCATGTCAGTCATAATTGCCATTGATGCTCACTGATGAACAAATGCAAACAACTCCCCGGTTAATTGCAGATAACGTCAGATCCAATATGCAATGAACCAACCAACAAACCACTTAAAGTTTGTATTATTAATTACCCTTGTTTCTATAGCAACCGCAACCATTTATCAAAAGTCTTTATAAATACGAACGTATAGTTCATGATCAATTCTCTTCTTGCATATGTATGTAGAAAGAGCTACACGTTCTGAATGGTGAGTGGTCGTAGTGGAATTTCAAGATGGCGAACAGACACAACGGGAAAATGATGGAGCGAGACTTTTCGGCTTCGACCTCAGTTGATGATGACAACTTCGACATGGAAGCTCTGAAAGCTGAGCTCGAAAAGGAGAAAGATATTTAGTAAGCTAtagttgttttgtgttttatttgtataaattcGATGTTGTTGTTTCGATATGTCTGATGCTCTACGTACGGTCATGACGGTCTGACAAGCGAGAAGGAAGTCACCACCAGAGTATCGCTCGCTGTCCTTCTGACCTCCTTGCTTGGCTCATGTGTGTAGTCGCGCCTCAGTCAGTTGTGTTGAAAATGAATGCTTGATAAATcactgggaaaagtttccgtatggcgccaccactttttcattcgatatgaaataatatagtatcttatttacctcaaaagtggtggcgccatacggaaaggtatcccttttttttttttagtaaactagaatatttatattataggcctactttttattattaatattaggcTTAGATTTAGAAACATAGGCCTAACAAATGTAAAattggtggcaggatacagaaactcTTCCATTCcaattaaacattaattatttcataacaaatacaaaaaaagtggtggcaagattcagattttttgtaaaaatatttgcATATATCAATGCTTTTTCTACAAGTTTGGATTTGAATTCCATCTCTAACTTttccaaataaatattaattatagttttaaagacagtgttggttattgtcaaagaccagtcttctcacttggtgaatctcaacgtatgcatacaaacaacctgtgaaaatttgaactcgatcggtcatcggagttgcgagataactatgaaagaaaaaacacccttggcacacaaagttgtttgctttcagatgcttgatttcgagacctcaagttctaaacttgaggtctcaaaatcaaatttgtggaaaattacttctttcttcaaaactacgtcacttcagagggagccgtttttcacaatgttttatactatcaacctctccccattacttgttaccaagtaaggttttatgcccccgtcagcgagcatgatagggtccaaaggtcgtgataagggaaggacatcaaaatgaataattcatttgcttcacatcctgtgttgtctgataggtctgacgaaagatatacatattcatgagctgcatactagcatatccgagagcccccccatttttttccaatattggaaattttttcaatgaaatacattaaacccggaagttacagacccgacaaggctgtcagCCTGACAGCCTCCGCATGcgggttagtggtacgagtgcggatgacttgtacACAGTAGTCGTACGGTGTGCGTTGAGCCATGTGACGGTGTATACATACGGTTGGGTGGTGCGGTGTGAATACACAGTAAGCACAGTGTATATTGGTGGGTTTACAGCAGCGTCTTTTCAgagtgaataatgcgactgccttgagcaaggctaataTTGTGCTTGTTAAAAGACTTTGGAGCGCAATGATAGCTGAGGAAGAACTCTGCAGGAATTTGGCCAAATAACCAGGGCACTGATAAAAAGCGCATTGACACAATTATTGTAAACTGCACTTTAAGAACTAACTATATTAGGCTATATAGGGTCGGCTACTTGTTTATGTGTCAACTTCAAAGGGCAATATCTTTCCCGAATAGCAGTCAGTAAACCTTTAGCCAGTGAAGGATGTATCCACTATCTTTAAAATGCGATCTGTATTCACTCGTCTCctgatgtaaaaaaaacaaaaaaacaagtggCTCCTGAACTGGACAATTAATTAACATTCCATGTTCTTACACAAAACCACTTACTTTGGTGAGTTTCATCTTTCACtgcatcaatgttttcttgaagCTCGATTGGTGTATTTGCCGAAGAGTGGCGACCCTTATAGTCTAGTCTCAGAGTCAGAGGCTATTCTATTTCGGGTTGTGTCCCCCAACCATGATGGCTCTCCATAGGGTTCTGTCCTGCATTGCTGTACATAGCTACATATATGCTGTCTCCAGCCCGGTGTCTTTTTTGAAAAACGTAAATGGATTGTAGGTGGCCCATCTACAGtttcaaaatgtcaatttcCACGCCGGAAATTGACAATTGTCACAGCGTTTGCTTTGACTGAGTGATCACCATCTCAATCCGTAGCAACTTCCTGCGTCTTGATTCTGAGCAAATTTACTTCCTTAACAGAATAGCCAAACATTCGTTATCCTACCTCCGCTGTTTCAATATGTTGGTCGTTGGAGGATGGGTTCccccatgtttttttattattatttttacctgCATTGATAGATTTACAGGAAATGTATCTAGGGAGGCAATTGAGTCCTTGAACTTCACTTTTGAAAGGGCGTGGCAATTGCCCCCCGGTaaggggcacctctatgagTAAAATGTAAATGTTGCAACAGGAACCGTGCACAGGGTACCACAGCAATTTATGTGGGTgtcgtgggttatttcgaggcatgttaTTGGAGGTTGGATTCAGCAATTCTTCCATTTGTCAGACTTATAACTATAGTCCAACACTTCTTattttctatgttttcttctgactcgcacccccgaacaaagatatcttgacaaaatagggagaccactaaCATAGAGCTAGATAAGCTCAGTTATCCAGAGGTCACAGGCTCAAGTCACCCTCTATTCAATCTTTCTTCAACCCACAAATATTTCTAAAATtaccgaattagcggctacagctatgacTACAGCTTGCTAATGACATACATACTTCAATGCACGATGATGTGGTGATctagccaaagctgtagccgccaatttaaCACTGCCTTATGCTATCGCAGTATCGGCTGCATAGTTCTATGAGTACTTTTAGTCTGCATGCTACAAAAAatctttgtacacaaaataagaatggggtgttgtggccaagAAGATAAgagcatcagactcaagttctggtggttaagtcatcgagatgtgggttcaaatccccgttGTGACtcatccttgagcaagacacttagccatagCATCTCTCCATTGAAGGGTAggatgggtacctgtgagacagagatggtttatgtgaatgattagctcgCAGCTCCGGCTgatagggagctgagatggtttaaggaatgtaTGGCCCAGTTACCAGGTTAATGTCTTCTAAGCACTTTGATAATGCCATTcggctgtgataaagcgctatatataaaaatcaattattattattattattattattattattattattattattataagtagaCCATTTTTGCTGATTATTGATGTGTCTTGAAGCTTGGGACTTAACTCATGCCTTGCAAAGGGCGTGCCAAGTAGATGAAACCAACAAACATAACGGTGACCCCCACAAGCCCCCCGTCTTACTTACAGCATTTTTCTCTTCTTGAGTGCATCTCAAACAGATGACACTATTGCACACTTGAAGACTGTTATTTAGTCTAAGTCTAGTCTAAGTTGTCGGACTTCCAGATGGAAAAATGTTGCCACTTCAGAACCTCAAAGACACTTCACATGCAGGTGTTACTTAAGTGCCATTAGATAAAGGGTCTGAAGTAGTCTTTATTTTAGTGCATTTTTATTCATAAATTCCATTTTTCTCTTATTTCTTAGTGCAATGCTGGAAAGCTCCGTTGGTGATTTGAAAGTCACGGTTGCTGAAATGGAAAGGAAATATGAACTTGCAAATGAGGAAGGTGAGTTTACAACTGTCtgtttttttacagaaatgttACGACTGTGAGCCTTGAGATACGTGTGAAAAGAAGATGATGAAGCAATGTCAGTTTTAGACGAGGGCGGAAACCCTGAAATAGGGAAACCCACGCAATatcgggtagggactgaaaaactaTGTGCACATGCATGACTCTAGTTTAGAATGGGAATTGAACTGGGGTCCAGCCGGATGTGAGAGGCAGGGAAGAAACCCCTGTACACCAAGCCAGCCTGAATGCCCCGAGTGAACACACTGCAGGCCTCCtcgaacttcactcttgaaggggcatagcaatttccctctggtgaGGGGGCACTTCTACAGTATGAGGAAAATTTAAGTTTGtgtttgaactttgcaaagggcaccacagcaaaagcacagggcatcacggcaattgATGTGGGTGCCAATGGATATTTTGAGACCTGACACAAATTAACCTTGtaaaaagggcaccacagcaaaagcacagggcatcacggcaattgATGTGGGTGCCGTTGAATATTTTGAGGCCTGACACAAAATAAAACtcgtaagtctgctgccacctagggtCCTCATAAGTCCTCCATTTATATCAATGCTATCAAACCGAAAGTGGAGGGGGTCACAACTCACAATCTGTGTATTGAAAACCAGTATTAAGGGATACTGCATTAAGGGCACATGACTAAAGTGCTTTATCAGGCTTGAAATTTCATCTTgaaggcaaggccatttgcattttgcaaaggtcacttccattggaaaatcttaaagtctatgggaaactttgaaGGGTTACCAAAGCCACTAATATAAGGCCAAGAaaagggcaacggaggccatgggcTCCTTGACCGCCGTGTAATATATTTCAGGTCTGGTCTCTCCATGGTATAGTATTTTCTGCAAAATGTTGATCAAAGTACTGCTGGAAAATTATCTTTATGGGAAAGTGTTGAAAGGAATTTTGAAATTGAAACTACTTCTCCTCATTCAAAGGATTATGAACATACGACAAGTTTCTGAATAATTTGTAACAAAATTTCATGAACATTTGTCAGTGAACCTTTCACTGCATTGATACATGTGCGCTTACATaaaacatacacaaataaaCGTTGTAATCCTCAAGTAAAATGTTCTACCATCACACAATATCTGTGTGTCTTATGGATTCTCAGCTCccacctgtgcccaatttcatttccCTGCTTAGCATTGAATTTTATGCTTATGGCTTATACAACAATTGCCTTTACAGGGCACAGAAATTTGTGGTAAGCAAAAGTCTGGGCTCTATTTACAAGATTCCTGAAAGGGAAGTTTTCCTTTTATATCAATTTACTGAATTTTTATACATTGTCATCTTTTCCATTAATCCCCAAAGTTGTTTGCACATTGCTATGAGCATATTTGAAGATCGCATTTcccaaacaaacatttaatttgtttaaaggtgtatgacactattggtaattgtcaaagaccagtcttttcatttggtgtatctcaacatatgcataaaataacatacctgtgaaaatttgagctcagttggtcgtcgaagttgcaagataactacttaagaaaaaaacaaccttgtcacatgaagttttgtgctttcagatgcttgattttgagacctcaaattctaaatctgaggtctcaaaatcaaatttgtggaaaattacttctttctcgaaaactacatcacttcagagggagccatttcttacactgttttatactatcaacctctccccattacttgttaccaattaacgttttatgctgataattattttgagtatttacccatagtgtccactgcctttaattcaaacTGACTACACCCAGGAGGGAAGGAGGAgtgggtggggggtggggggtatGATTGTGCCCACAGGTGCTGAGAagtaaaaatgtataatttggtTATTTCCGATATCAGATAACGAATGGAAGACACGGTGTGAGACCCAAGAGGAGCTCAATCAACTTCTTCAGAAGCAGATTGAGTTTATAATTCAAACTGACTACACCCAGGAGGGAAGGAGGAgtgggtggggggtggggggtatGATTGTGCCCACAGGTGCTGAGAagtaaaaatgtataatttggtTATTTCCGATATCAGATAACGAGTGGAAGACACGGTGTGAGACCCAAGAGGAGCTCAATCAACTTCTTCAGAAGCAGATTGAGTTTATGACGGAGCGGCTAGACCAGTCTCGAGACAGCGGCAAAGACGGCTTTGAGAGCGATATACGATCGTACGATGAACTCTCCGAGGTCagtgtcatttttttaaataatcagtGGGGACATTTTGttctctaaaggcactggacatgttttggattgtcagagaccagtatgctcacttgttgtatcacacatgcataaaataacacgtgtggaaatttgaacttaattggtcatcaaatgttgtaataaaataatggggaaaaaagacacacttgttgcacaaacttgcaTGCCTTCATGCCtaatgagaaaggcttcagtccTATTAAGTCTTTCccagattttttaaatattctagtgagaaattacttttttttcttcaaaaactacgttacttgagagggagtcAATATCAACAGCTGTCAGTTGCTTGTTACCACGTAAATTTGCTAAAATATTGTGAGTATAACTACCAAATggttccagtgcctttaataataatacgaaGAGGAAGAAGAAAAGGGTAGCgaccgaccaggtcaagatcctccGGGACTTTAACATTAAGACTGATCATGTTACAGAACATAGGCACACGGACGTTGTATTAGGCTGAGATAAGATGAAAAAGATATGTTATCTAATTGGTGGCATTAAAAGAGGTGTCGGCATTTTTGTTATTAGTGGGgacgttttgtttttaaataataattagaatATGAAAGTTGTTGAGACCGATCAGGTTCAAGATCCTACGGGACTTTAACATTAAGACTGATCATGTTTCAGAACATAGTTGTATTAAGTCTGGGATAAGATGAATAAGATGTTATCTAATTGGTAGCATTGAAAGAGGTGTCAGCATTTTTATAATTAGTGGggacatttttttcttaaataataatacttttaaaTAGTAAGAAGAAGAAAGTTTTAGAGACAGACCAGGTCAAGGTCCTCTGGGGCGTTACAGGGGACagaacataggcgtccggaggTTGTATGTAAACTGAGATAAAATGAGGAACATGTGTTATCTTATAGACATAGCTTGCGGGTTGATATAAGACTTATCATGTTACAGGGGACagaacataggcgtccggaggTTGTATGTAAACTGAGATAAAATGAGGAACATGTGTTATCTTATAGACATAGCTTTCGGgttgatataagggtagcttcgaaagAGGTGTCAGCATTTTAATAATTAGTGGAGACATTTTgttcttaaataataaaattagtAAAACGAAGATATTTGTAGAGACAGACCATCAGGTCAAGACCCTCTGGGACTTTGAAATTTAGACTGATCATGTAACAGAACATGTAACAGAACATACGCGTCCGGGACCTAGCTGTGC contains:
- the LOC117293190 gene encoding coiled-coil domain-containing protein 169-like, whose translation is MANRHNGKMMERDFSASTSVDDDNFDMEALKAELEKEKDIYAMLESSVGDLKVTVAEMERKYELANEEDNEWKTRCETQEELNQLLQKQIEFMTERLDQSRDSGKDGFESDIRSYDELSEGSLRKLLKQIEREKQSMESQLRDFEWRLDQESKAYHKAHDERRNLQTELIQAKMKLEELKFTNPNGPQKKFTNTTPRGTRRAEENVPNDQRILDPKHGPIKKTAAVKKLPKLDT